Proteins found in one Nitrosopumilus maritimus SCM1 genomic segment:
- a CDS encoding 50S ribosomal protein L1, with translation MITEAQLVDIVKEAKAATKAKKFKQSIELIVNFKDIDVKKGFALNEVVQLPKTSSPATVCVIATGDMGTKAKAAKADSVIGNEELDKFGANKRESRKFINKYDFFLADTQIMPTVGKTLGQLLGPRGKMPTPVPFNAPIESFLSRFRSSIKVRTRASLSVSCKIGDETMEDADLAINAHAVLSAIEKKLPNGEKNMKRVMIKTTMGKPIKQLQEVKKKFA, from the coding sequence ATGATTACAGAGGCTCAACTAGTTGACATAGTAAAAGAAGCAAAGGCTGCAACCAAAGCAAAAAAGTTCAAGCAGTCAATAGAGTTGATTGTCAATTTCAAAGATATTGATGTCAAGAAAGGATTTGCACTCAATGAAGTTGTTCAACTTCCAAAGACCAGTTCTCCTGCAACAGTTTGCGTCATTGCAACAGGAGACATGGGAACAAAAGCAAAAGCAGCAAAAGCAGACTCTGTTATCGGAAATGAAGAACTAGACAAATTTGGAGCAAACAAAAGAGAGTCTAGGAAATTCATCAACAAATATGATTTCTTTTTGGCAGACACACAAATCATGCCAACAGTTGGTAAAACTTTGGGTCAGCTATTAGGTCCTAGAGGAAAGATGCCAACACCAGTTCCATTTAATGCACCTATTGAATCATTTTTGTCTAGATTTAGATCATCAATTAAAGTTAGAACAAGAGCATCACTTTCTGTTTCATGCAAGATTGGAGATGAAACAATGGAAGATGCAGACTTGGCAATAAATGCACATGCAGTTCTAAGTGCAATTGAAAAGAAATTACCAAACGGTGAGAAGAACATGAAAAGAGTCATGATCAAAACCACAATGGGAAAACCAATCAAACAACTACAAGAGGTTAAGAAGAAGTTTGCATGA
- a CDS encoding methylated-DNA--[protein]-cysteine S-methyltransferase — translation MNLEKKIYKKLLEVPKGQITTYGELAKAVGLKNGQRAVGRIMNKNPYPVIIPCHRVVMSNGKVGGYAYGEHIKTKMLNDEGIKIENGKILDWEKTVYRF, via the coding sequence TTGAATCTTGAGAAAAAGATCTACAAAAAATTACTAGAAGTTCCAAAAGGCCAAATCACGACTTATGGTGAACTTGCAAAGGCTGTTGGTCTAAAGAATGGGCAACGAGCAGTTGGAAGAATAATGAACAAGAATCCTTACCCTGTAATCATTCCATGTCACAGAGTTGTTATGTCTAATGGTAAAGTTGGTGGATATGCATATGGTGAGCATATCAAAACAAAGATGCTTAATGATGAGGGTATCAAAATTGAAAATGGTAAAATTCTAGATTGGGAAAAGACTGTTTATCGATTCTAA
- a CDS encoding 50S ribosomal protein L11, translated as MGEQKISSLVTGGGASAGPPLGPALGPLGVNIMEVINAINDKTKDFEGMKVPVTVIVDSDTKKYEIEIGIPSAAALIMKEAGIQKGSGASGTEWAGDVTMDAVVKVANTKLENSYASSLKSVAKTIVGTCLALGVKVEGKTPKEITAEINEGKWDEKFQ; from the coding sequence ATGGGAGAACAAAAAATTTCATCACTTGTAACAGGAGGAGGAGCATCTGCAGGTCCACCTTTAGGTCCAGCACTAGGTCCACTTGGCGTTAACATCATGGAAGTCATTAATGCAATTAATGATAAAACAAAAGACTTTGAGGGAATGAAAGTCCCAGTCACCGTTATTGTAGATAGTGATACAAAAAAGTATGAGATTGAAATTGGAATCCCATCAGCAGCTGCACTCATTATGAAAGAAGCAGGAATCCAAAAAGGGTCTGGAGCTTCTGGAACTGAATGGGCAGGAGATGTAACAATGGATGCAGTTGTTAAAGTTGCAAACACGAAACTAGAAAATTCTTATGCATCATCATTAAAATCAGTCGCAAAAACCATAGTTGGTACATGTCTTGCTTTAGGAGTCAAAGTAGAAGGAAAGACCCCTAAAGAAATTACAGCAGAGATCAATGAAGGCAAGTGGGATGAGAAATTCCAATAG
- a CDS encoding 50S ribosomal protein L19e, whose translation MVVNLKAKKRLASRVTGVGVHRIKFDADHLTDVADAITRENIRSLITANTIKIDSFTGTSRGRAQTKKAQRNKRGTKQGSKQGRKGARVGKKEIYVAKVRSLRRLLKIAKDRKELTNPEFWALYKKVGGNTVRNKAHLRQLMEEIVAKRKN comes from the coding sequence GTGGTAGTAAATCTTAAAGCTAAGAAAAGACTAGCATCCAGAGTAACTGGTGTTGGAGTCCACAGAATAAAATTTGATGCAGACCATCTTACTGATGTAGCTGATGCAATTACAAGAGAAAACATTCGAAGTCTAATTACAGCTAACACAATCAAAATTGATTCATTTACTGGAACATCCAGAGGAAGAGCACAAACTAAAAAAGCTCAAAGAAACAAGAGAGGTACTAAACAAGGTTCAAAACAAGGACGTAAAGGTGCACGTGTTGGCAAAAAAGAAATCTATGTTGCAAAGGTTCGTTCATTGAGAAGACTGCTAAAGATTGCAAAAGATAGAAAAGAATTGACGAATCCTGAATTTTGGGCACTCTACAAAAAAGTAGGTGGAAATACAGTCAGAAACAAGGCCCACTTGAGACAATTAATGGAAGAGATTGTCGCAAAAAGAAAGAATTAG
- a CDS encoding transcription elongation factor Spt5, with protein MSEEVKSHLFAIRTTGGQEKVVMRLLEAKANANQINIQSVFWVNDLKGYVVIEAINPSDAYMAVEGVRHIRGQLRGELEFKDIEGYLVKKSTVSTLAVDNVVEITGGPFKGMKATITRIDSDKEEATVVLLDASYQLPVTVDANYLKLSTEG; from the coding sequence TTGTCAGAAGAAGTAAAATCACATTTGTTTGCAATTAGAACCACTGGTGGACAAGAAAAAGTGGTAATGAGATTATTAGAAGCAAAAGCTAATGCAAATCAAATCAATATTCAATCAGTATTTTGGGTAAATGATCTTAAAGGATATGTTGTCATTGAAGCAATCAATCCAAGTGATGCATACATGGCAGTAGAGGGAGTAAGACACATCCGAGGTCAACTAAGAGGAGAATTAGAATTTAAAGACATAGAAGGATACTTGGTAAAGAAATCAACAGTTTCAACATTAGCAGTAGACAATGTTGTAGAAATCACCGGTGGTCCATTCAAAGGAATGAAAGCAACAATTACCAGAATTGATTCAGATAAGGAAGAAGCTACTGTTGTTTTGCTTGATGCATCATACCAACTACCAGTTACAGTCGACGCAAACTATCTAAAACTGTCAACAGAGGGTTAG
- a CDS encoding VOC family protein encodes MTDILKATSMDHVNMNVKDLAKTVEFYKNLFGFEIRKDDNSPNKMGAPSKIIGNDSIKLCLYEDPQVTPTGGIAHFGFHVENFDDIMQKCKELGVEVLYDGPVDFEKSSSVYIKDPTGYDIELSKVSGGGL; translated from the coding sequence ATGACAGACATACTCAAAGCGACATCCATGGATCATGTCAACATGAATGTAAAAGACTTGGCAAAAACAGTAGAATTTTACAAAAATTTGTTCGGGTTTGAGATTAGAAAAGATGACAATTCACCAAACAAGATGGGTGCACCTTCAAAAATTATTGGAAATGATTCAATCAAACTTTGTTTGTATGAAGACCCACAGGTAACTCCTACTGGAGGAATTGCACATTTTGGATTTCATGTAGAGAATTTTGACGACATTATGCAAAAGTGCAAAGAACTTGGAGTCGAAGTACTTTATGACGGGCCTGTAGATTTTGAGAAATCAAGTTCAGTATACATCAAAGATCCAACAGGGTATGACATTGAATTAAGCAAAGTATCAGGAGGAGGATTGTAA
- a CDS encoding D-aminoacyl-tRNA deacylase encodes MELLVAYVDDPAGHNMAKFLCKDMTQDGDVFRGKYYDLIIIPTPAISADWLEEKYDYDGFVFLSKHAAESGVLALTCHSTGNFSEAKFGGKDRQVAIPHPDLQKKYLQTLRDHQSDFVEFDITIEATHHGPTDLKKPSIFIEIGTTEKQWTDENLCHRVAKFVHEVMSNDIPKNPVAICFGGTHYPTKFTEQLLDGKYALGTVIPKHALDNLDEELFSHILKQNNMAKFALLDWNGLGPNKQKVLDLLESTELEVIKL; translated from the coding sequence ATGGAACTGCTAGTTGCGTATGTTGATGATCCTGCAGGTCACAATATGGCAAAATTTCTTTGCAAAGATATGACTCAAGATGGAGATGTATTTCGAGGCAAGTATTATGATTTGATAATTATCCCAACCCCTGCAATTTCTGCAGATTGGTTAGAAGAAAAATATGATTATGATGGATTTGTATTTTTATCAAAACATGCAGCTGAATCTGGAGTTCTTGCACTCACTTGTCATAGCACTGGGAATTTTTCAGAGGCAAAGTTTGGTGGAAAAGATAGACAAGTAGCAATCCCTCATCCTGACTTACAAAAAAAATACCTCCAAACTTTACGTGATCATCAATCTGATTTTGTAGAGTTTGACATTACAATAGAAGCAACACACCACGGACCTACAGATCTCAAAAAACCCTCAATTTTCATTGAGATTGGAACTACTGAAAAACAGTGGACTGATGAGAATCTGTGTCATAGAGTTGCAAAATTTGTTCATGAAGTAATGTCAAATGATATCCCAAAAAACCCCGTTGCGATATGTTTTGGTGGAACTCATTATCCTACAAAGTTTACAGAACAACTACTTGATGGCAAATATGCACTTGGAACTGTAATTCCAAAACACGCACTTGACAATCTTGATGAAGAATTGTTCTCCCATATTCTCAAGCAAAACAATATGGCCAAATTTGCTCTGCTAGATTGGAATGGACTGGGACCAAACAAGCAAAAAGTTCTTGACCTTCTAGAATCTACAGAACTTGAGGTAATCAAACTTTGA
- a CDS encoding PQQ-dependent sugar dehydrogenase: MYDKIDKHSMRNIIFVVSIMILLGGTSAYAESFPEIGVKVDVIADNLKIPWGIDFAQDGRIFFTERPGTVNVIEDGQVSQIMSRGVGGGEGGMLGIALDPEFEKNHYVYVYYTYNELLGIKNRLVQYVESDNKLNHEKILLEDIPGAPYHDGGRIKFGPDEMLYVTTGDAVEPELSQNLNSVAGKILRIKSDGTIPEDNPFGSAIYSIGHRNPQGIAWDKSGNLIATEHGPSGWRGVAHDEINWIVSGANYGWPDVIGDETLEGATNPILHSGDDTWAPSGSTFYYGDDMPMFDGKYFVAALKGQHIHVIEFDESYNVLFHGELFSGEFGRIRDVANGPDGLYFMTSNQDGRGNPNLYDDKILRISPLYNYENNSWVQNISEWYMKGEISKEESINAHSYLIERGTISQN; this comes from the coding sequence ATGTATGATAAGATAGATAAGCACAGTATGAGAAACATCATCTTTGTTGTATCTATAATGATTTTACTTGGAGGTACAAGTGCATATGCAGAATCTTTTCCAGAGATTGGGGTAAAAGTTGATGTGATTGCAGACAACCTCAAAATTCCATGGGGAATTGACTTTGCACAAGATGGACGAATTTTCTTTACAGAAAGACCAGGTACAGTAAATGTGATTGAAGATGGACAAGTAAGCCAGATCATGTCTCGAGGTGTGGGAGGAGGAGAAGGCGGAATGCTAGGAATTGCACTAGATCCAGAATTTGAGAAAAATCACTACGTCTATGTGTACTATACGTATAATGAACTACTTGGAATCAAGAACAGATTAGTACAATATGTTGAATCAGACAACAAACTAAATCATGAGAAAATTTTGCTTGAAGATATTCCTGGTGCACCGTATCACGATGGTGGTCGAATAAAATTCGGACCAGATGAAATGTTGTATGTTACAACAGGGGATGCAGTAGAACCAGAACTTTCACAAAACTTGAATTCAGTTGCAGGAAAAATCTTGAGAATCAAGTCAGATGGAACAATTCCTGAAGATAATCCGTTTGGTTCAGCAATCTACTCCATTGGACATCGTAATCCGCAAGGAATTGCATGGGACAAGTCTGGAAATTTAATTGCAACAGAACATGGACCTTCTGGATGGCGTGGAGTTGCACATGATGAAATCAATTGGATAGTATCAGGTGCAAACTATGGATGGCCAGATGTTATTGGTGATGAAACATTAGAAGGTGCAACAAATCCAATTTTGCATTCAGGTGATGATACTTGGGCTCCTTCAGGTTCTACATTTTACTATGGAGACGACATGCCAATGTTTGATGGAAAATATTTTGTTGCAGCACTTAAAGGACAACATATTCACGTCATAGAATTTGATGAGAGTTACAATGTGTTATTTCACGGAGAATTATTTTCAGGAGAGTTTGGAAGAATTAGAGATGTTGCAAATGGTCCGGATGGATTATACTTTATGACAAGTAATCAAGATGGAAGAGGCAATCCAAATCTCTACGATGATAAAATTTTGAGAATTTCTCCATTGTATAACTATGAAAACAATTCATGGGTACAAAACATCTCAGAATGGTACATGAAAGGAGAAATTTCAAAGGAAGAATCAATTAATGCTCATTCATATCTAATTGAAAGAGGAACAATTTCTCAAAATTAA
- a CDS encoding sensor histidine kinase: MKKAKNPWGLIIFSIIAIIVIGSWVLVATQILKNSPATFENVQQYIGEVRYAGEIGRELSKPVISNDFSEDKIVNQNGNILEIESSYVVTNVITSETIGENENTYYVDVNTRKHADNNQWYFKFPPNVQKQDYVLFHPNMGVPAMFVFEGTKEINDVELYNFSCQSMRDDFSHAYERFLPEIVYGDQTCITSIEPVTGKTIEFTISWDLYVIRDGEYISVEQGESETSEFSKSTQLQSALDTKQLFFIYDYVVPVFLVLVFVSVFFTIMYINKSSERGQIIIEQLEEMQKTEKITTIGHLASRLAHDIRNPLSVIQMTTDILSNNPDISEKFQKYAGSITESIQRISHQVNNVLDYVQQKPLNLTKIPVSRIIDSAEGSIKIPENITIEKTTTDDEIVCDYHLIEIVVINIITNAIYAITPETGKIKIEIRREHHLIKIEISNTGEPIPEESLEKIFEPLYTTKQEGTGLGLASCKSIIDQHKGTISVKNDPTTFTIKLPRNLEN; encoded by the coding sequence ATGAAAAAGGCCAAAAACCCATGGGGTTTGATCATATTTTCCATTATTGCAATTATAGTTATTGGAAGTTGGGTATTAGTTGCAACACAAATACTGAAAAATAGTCCTGCAACATTTGAGAATGTTCAGCAATATATTGGAGAAGTTAGATATGCAGGAGAAATAGGAAGAGAATTATCAAAACCAGTTATCTCAAATGATTTTTCAGAAGATAAAATTGTAAATCAAAATGGAAACATCCTGGAAATAGAATCATCTTACGTTGTCACAAACGTCATTACAAGTGAAACAATAGGTGAAAATGAAAATACATACTATGTTGATGTCAACACAAGAAAACATGCAGATAACAACCAATGGTATTTCAAATTTCCACCAAACGTACAAAAACAAGATTATGTTCTATTCCACCCAAATATGGGGGTCCCAGCTATGTTTGTTTTTGAAGGAACAAAGGAGATAAACGATGTTGAGCTTTACAATTTTTCATGTCAAAGTATGAGAGATGATTTTTCTCATGCATATGAAAGGTTTTTACCAGAAATTGTGTATGGTGATCAAACATGCATAACTAGCATAGAACCAGTAACAGGTAAAACTATAGAATTTACAATTTCATGGGATCTGTATGTGATTAGAGATGGAGAATATATTTCAGTTGAACAAGGTGAATCAGAAACTTCAGAATTTTCAAAGAGTACGCAATTACAATCAGCATTAGATACAAAGCAATTATTTTTCATCTATGATTATGTTGTTCCAGTATTTTTGGTTCTAGTCTTTGTATCAGTATTTTTTACAATAATGTACATTAACAAATCAAGCGAGAGAGGACAAATTATCATAGAGCAATTAGAAGAGATGCAAAAAACTGAAAAGATTACTACAATAGGACATTTAGCATCACGTCTTGCACATGACATCCGAAATCCACTATCAGTTATCCAAATGACTACGGATATTCTAAGTAATAACCCAGATATTTCAGAGAAATTCCAAAAATATGCAGGCTCAATTACTGAGTCCATACAGAGAATAAGCCATCAAGTAAACAACGTACTTGATTATGTACAACAAAAGCCTCTAAATCTAACAAAGATACCAGTATCAAGAATAATTGATTCAGCAGAAGGCAGCATAAAGATTCCAGAAAACATAACAATTGAAAAAACCACAACAGATGACGAAATAGTATGTGATTATCATCTAATCGAAATTGTTGTTATCAACATTATAACAAATGCAATCTACGCAATAACTCCTGAAACTGGAAAAATAAAAATCGAGATAAGACGTGAACATCATTTAATCAAAATAGAAATTAGTAATACAGGTGAACCAATACCAGAAGAATCACTAGAGAAAATCTTTGAACCATTATACACTACTAAGCAAGAAGGAACTGGACTTGGACTCGCAAGCTGTAAGAGCATCATAGATCAACATAAAGGAACTATTTCAGTTAAAAACGACCCTACCACATTCACAATAAAGTTACCAAGGAATCTAGAAAATTGA
- a CDS encoding Lrp/AsnC family transcriptional regulator, with protein sequence MKLLFELTKDGSISVPVLSKKLGINASVLYSRIKRLVKKKLIKKFTVEIDDSLLGIGVKANVGINRDPKFKEAIHKKFMETPEVVSISEVTGRFDIMIQVYSKNLESLHSVVIEKIGKIEGVQNTETFVELQKTDKDPVYLNELT encoded by the coding sequence ATGAAATTGCTTTTTGAGTTAACAAAAGATGGTTCGATCTCAGTTCCAGTACTCTCAAAGAAACTAGGAATCAACGCATCTGTACTTTATAGCCGAATCAAGAGACTAGTCAAAAAGAAACTCATAAAGAAATTCACTGTCGAAATTGATGATTCCTTGTTAGGAATAGGTGTAAAAGCAAATGTTGGAATTAACAGAGATCCAAAGTTTAAAGAGGCAATTCACAAAAAATTCATGGAAACACCTGAGGTTGTATCAATTTCGGAAGTCACTGGAAGATTTGATATTATGATCCAAGTATATTCCAAGAATCTTGAATCCCTTCACTCTGTTGTAATTGAGAAGATTGGAAAAATCGAAGGTGTTCAAAATACAGAGACCTTTGTAGAGTTACAAAAGACTGACAAAGATCCAGTATATCTCAATGAATTGACATAA
- a CDS encoding trimeric intracellular cation channel family protein has protein sequence MVDYSSELGSFITILDYLGTIAFAVTGASKAIAHRADIFGIIVLATVVGVAGGITRDVTFGRFPNAFSDPIYIGLTVAVGIAMFFLYRKLQKRMGTWLVFDAVGLGVFSILGASIAHQVVGLEFLPMLLAGVITAIGGGILRDVFVREIPIVFVKEVYAVASVIGIVVFYAILSSDIDIQTASVVGISITTAIRLLAMKYNWNLPKVQES, from the coding sequence ATGGTAGATTATTCTTCTGAACTTGGATCGTTTATCACCATTTTAGATTATTTGGGAACAATTGCTTTTGCAGTAACTGGAGCTTCAAAAGCAATTGCACATAGAGCTGACATTTTTGGAATAATTGTTTTGGCAACTGTAGTTGGAGTTGCAGGTGGAATAACACGTGATGTGACATTTGGAAGATTTCCTAATGCCTTCTCTGATCCAATATACATTGGATTAACTGTAGCAGTTGGAATTGCAATGTTCTTTTTGTATAGAAAACTCCAAAAACGAATGGGTACTTGGTTAGTCTTTGATGCAGTTGGATTGGGTGTCTTTTCGATTTTGGGAGCTTCAATTGCACATCAAGTAGTTGGTCTGGAATTTCTTCCAATGTTGTTAGCTGGAGTAATAACTGCAATTGGTGGTGGAATACTACGTGATGTATTTGTCAGAGAGATCCCAATTGTTTTTGTAAAAGAAGTGTATGCTGTAGCAAGTGTAATTGGTATTGTAGTGTTTTATGCAATACTTTCATCTGATATAGATATTCAAACTGCGTCCGTTGTTGGCATATCTATCACAACTGCAATTAGATTACTTGCAATGAAGTATAATTGGAATTTGCCAAAAGTCCAGGAATCTTGA
- a CDS encoding response regulator → MTIQALVVDDDQNVLNTFVDLLDICKINVVGTAKNGKEAIEQFKKLTPDLVFLDIMMPEFDGRYALREIRNIDQNIPVVMISGGDDDAIDKLLEFKPSAVLHKPFRMNTLLDILKNELKLELDSN, encoded by the coding sequence ATGACAATACAGGCTCTAGTTGTTGATGATGATCAGAATGTATTGAACACTTTTGTAGATTTGTTAGATATATGTAAAATCAATGTTGTTGGAACTGCTAAAAATGGCAAAGAAGCAATTGAACAATTCAAAAAATTAACTCCAGATTTAGTATTTTTAGATATTATGATGCCTGAATTTGATGGTCGTTATGCTTTGAGGGAAATCAGAAATATTGATCAGAATATACCTGTAGTCATGATTTCTGGCGGAGATGATGATGCGATTGACAAATTATTGGAATTCAAACCCTCAGCTGTTCTTCACAAACCATTTCGAATGAATACTTTATTGGATATTTTAAAAAATGAATTAAAATTGGAACTAGATTCTAACTAA
- the rpl12p gene encoding 50S ribosomal protein P1, translating to MEYVYAALLLHKLEKEVNEANVSSVVKASGAEVNEAQVKALVAALADVNIDEAVKAAPVAVAAAAAPAADGGDAAAGGEAKKEEKPKEEGKTEEAAMEGLSSLFG from the coding sequence ATGGAATATGTTTACGCTGCTTTACTTCTTCACAAGCTAGAGAAAGAAGTTAACGAGGCAAACGTCAGCTCAGTTGTTAAAGCATCTGGTGCTGAAGTTAATGAAGCCCAAGTTAAAGCACTAGTTGCAGCCTTAGCCGATGTTAACATCGATGAGGCAGTTAAAGCCGCACCTGTAGCAGTCGCAGCAGCAGCCGCACCAGCCGCAGATGGCGGAGATGCAGCAGCCGGTGGTGAAGCAAAGAAAGAGGAAAAACCTAAAGAAGAAGGTAAAACCGAAGAAGCAGCCATGGAAGGATTATCTTCATTATTTGGCTAA
- a CDS encoding DUF6659 family protein translates to MMGEFSLDDVRKRMDNVLLDSEIRFCGLIDPKGELIAGGFASNIVPMLNDKQRQHLYQELAHRVANRQGFDADLGRVKYSASRRENAVMLSFPFGKYIVLVMANPGINIDRFAWDILNKLGRDWSEFDSL, encoded by the coding sequence ATGATGGGAGAATTTTCACTTGATGATGTCCGAAAAAGAATGGATAACGTTTTGTTAGACTCTGAGATTAGATTTTGCGGATTAATTGATCCTAAAGGTGAATTGATTGCAGGTGGATTTGCTAGTAATATAGTTCCAATGTTAAATGATAAACAAAGACAGCATCTGTATCAAGAACTAGCACACAGAGTTGCAAATAGACAAGGATTTGATGCAGATCTTGGCAGGGTAAAATATTCTGCATCAAGAAGAGAAAATGCAGTCATGTTGAGTTTTCCCTTTGGAAAATATATTGTACTGGTAATGGCAAATCCTGGCATAAACATAGACCGATTTGCCTGGGATATTCTAAACAAATTAGGTCGTGATTGGTCTGAATTTGATAGTCTTTAA
- a CDS encoding protein translocase SEC61 complex subunit gamma, whose product MANTLKMAKKPDKDEYKQHLRLVLLGIGGIGTIGFIIQFVFSVITFGR is encoded by the coding sequence ATGGCAAATACCTTGAAAATGGCAAAAAAGCCAGACAAAGATGAGTACAAACAACATCTTAGATTGGTTTTGCTAGGTATCGGTGGTATAGGAACTATTGGATTTATCATTCAATTTGTCTTTTCGGTGATCACATTTGGAAGGTAA
- a CDS encoding 50S ribosomal protein L10 produces MHENRTSYPKRKTQMYQQLQELPKKYKVMAIIKMNKVRSTQILPLRKTLKDDVEFFSVKDKVAQKALENSDIPGMKDMIGEFKGQVMIMFTNMSPFKLNVLLAKNKIMMMARGGDIASVDVVVPAKNTGIAPGPMLTEFKEAGIPTKIDQGTIWIAKDSTPVLKGEAINEKLAAILGKLDIKPVEAGITLFTALEDGLKYAEEEMIIDVEKVRDEFAQAHQEAISLSIEAAYVTPENIEQILAKAAQSARSVSVESGYMTDETKEQILQKADAQARAVAGQAKDYTPA; encoded by the coding sequence TTGCATGAAAATAGAACCTCTTATCCAAAGAGAAAAACACAGATGTATCAGCAATTACAAGAGCTACCAAAAAAATACAAAGTAATGGCAATTATCAAAATGAACAAGGTACGTTCTACTCAGATACTACCTTTAAGAAAAACTCTCAAAGACGATGTAGAGTTTTTCAGTGTTAAAGACAAAGTTGCACAAAAAGCATTAGAGAATTCAGACATTCCTGGAATGAAAGACATGATTGGAGAATTCAAAGGACAAGTAATGATCATGTTTACAAACATGTCACCATTCAAACTTAACGTACTCTTGGCAAAGAACAAAATCATGATGATGGCAAGAGGTGGAGATATTGCAAGTGTTGATGTTGTAGTTCCAGCAAAGAACACGGGAATCGCTCCAGGACCAATGCTTACAGAATTCAAAGAAGCAGGAATCCCAACTAAGATTGATCAAGGTACAATCTGGATTGCAAAAGATTCCACACCAGTACTCAAAGGTGAGGCAATCAATGAGAAACTTGCAGCAATTTTAGGTAAATTAGACATCAAACCGGTAGAAGCAGGAATTACATTATTCACAGCACTTGAAGACGGACTCAAGTATGCTGAAGAAGAGATGATAATTGATGTTGAGAAAGTAAGAGACGAATTTGCACAAGCACACCAAGAAGCAATTTCATTATCTATTGAGGCAGCATATGTCACACCAGAAAACATCGAACAAATATTGGCAAAAGCAGCACAATCAGCACGTTCTGTTTCTGTTGAATCAGGATACATGACTGATGAGACTAAAGAGCAAATCTTGCAAAAGGCAGATGCTCAAGCAAGAGCAGTTGCAGGTCAAGCAAAAGATTACACCCCAGCATAA
- a CDS encoding 50S ribosomal protein L32e, with protein MPINKDKIAKRQEIKEHNPDFERPESWRYVRLQTGWRKPKGIDHHQRKQWSRGRPGLVKVGFGGPKDARGLHPSGFTDNLVYNLDDLAKLDPKKDGVRLGHSVGTRKRKEIVTKAVEQKFKIFNARVSASGSKS; from the coding sequence ATGCCGATCAACAAAGACAAGATTGCAAAGAGACAGGAGATCAAAGAACACAATCCTGATTTTGAAAGACCAGAGAGTTGGCGTTATGTTAGACTTCAAACTGGTTGGAGAAAACCAAAAGGTATTGATCATCATCAGAGAAAACAGTGGAGTAGAGGTCGTCCAGGTCTAGTCAAAGTAGGATTTGGCGGACCAAAAGATGCAAGAGGATTACATCCATCAGGATTTACAGATAATTTAGTTTACAATTTAGATGACTTGGCAAAACTTGATCCAAAAAAGGATGGAGTAAGATTAGGTCACAGTGTAGGTACTAGAAAAAGAAAAGAGATTGTTACAAAAGCAGTTGAGCAAAAATTCAAAATTTTCAATGCGAGAGTGAGTGCAAGTGGTAGTAAATCTTAA